A single genomic interval of Candidatus Methylomirabilota bacterium harbors:
- the pstA gene encoding phosphate ABC transporter permease PstA, with product MKRLWRSGDPFIWLTAGALALALLMVAGLIGIIAQNALGFFWPKAVARVTLRDGTVLAGQIAERERVPGKPGQYRIKLKVANRDLYGADFRWVEEAGIAKQEYRPDALVVERSEWGPLVGTLKEVRDAGHAIAAGAGPGWPELRKRLPEAARLRREIRRIETGEIGAINYAEEQTRLRLRRLELRGVTTGPRVEQFRREMATLQTRYQEQEARLAALRKAQGASVVVAAEGGKDKEVALAQVVDVYFPNAMGPLAKSRYYLAKFWEFVADDPRESNTEGGVFPAIFGTVMMVVIMSIMVTPLGVLAAFYLREYARQGPFVSAVRIAVNNLAGVPSIVFGVFGVGFFIYFVGGTIDRLFYAEALPTPTFGTGGILWASLTLALLTIPVVIVATEEGLAAVPGGLREASLALGATKLETTLRVVLPAVLPSILTGLILAMARAAGEVAPLMITGVVKLAPSLPIDGFWPFVHLERKFMHLGFHIYDVGFQSPNVDAARPMVFATTLLLLAIVMLMNLVAISLRNRLRRRYATAAV from the coding sequence GTGAAGCGGCTCTGGCGCAGCGGCGATCCGTTCATCTGGCTGACGGCGGGAGCGCTGGCCCTCGCGCTCCTCATGGTCGCCGGCCTCATCGGGATCATCGCCCAGAACGCGTTGGGCTTCTTCTGGCCAAAGGCCGTGGCCCGCGTCACGCTCCGTGACGGGACGGTGCTGGCCGGCCAGATCGCCGAGCGGGAGCGCGTGCCGGGCAAGCCCGGGCAGTACCGGATCAAGCTGAAAGTGGCCAATCGAGACCTGTACGGCGCCGACTTCCGGTGGGTCGAGGAGGCCGGAATCGCGAAGCAGGAGTACCGCCCGGACGCGCTCGTGGTCGAGCGGAGCGAGTGGGGTCCGCTCGTCGGCACCCTCAAGGAGGTCCGCGACGCCGGCCACGCCATCGCCGCCGGCGCGGGGCCCGGCTGGCCGGAGCTCCGGAAGCGGCTACCCGAAGCGGCCCGGCTCCGGAGGGAGATCCGGCGGATCGAGACCGGCGAGATCGGGGCGATCAATTACGCTGAGGAGCAGACGCGGCTACGGCTCCGGCGGCTCGAGCTCCGGGGAGTCACCACGGGACCCCGGGTCGAGCAATTCCGACGAGAGATGGCCACGCTCCAGACACGCTACCAGGAGCAGGAAGCGAGGCTAGCGGCGCTCCGGAAGGCGCAGGGCGCCAGCGTCGTGGTCGCAGCCGAGGGCGGGAAAGACAAGGAGGTGGCACTGGCCCAGGTCGTGGACGTGTACTTCCCGAACGCCATGGGCCCGCTGGCGAAGAGCCGGTACTATCTGGCGAAGTTCTGGGAGTTCGTGGCGGACGATCCCCGCGAGTCGAATACCGAGGGCGGGGTGTTCCCCGCGATCTTCGGGACGGTCATGATGGTCGTCATCATGAGCATCATGGTGACACCGCTGGGAGTGCTGGCGGCGTTCTATCTGCGCGAGTACGCGCGGCAGGGCCCCTTCGTGAGCGCCGTCCGCATCGCCGTGAACAACCTGGCCGGGGTCCCGTCCATCGTGTTCGGGGTCTTCGGGGTCGGGTTCTTCATCTACTTCGTCGGGGGCACGATCGACCGGCTGTTCTACGCCGAGGCGCTCCCCACGCCCACCTTCGGCACCGGCGGCATCCTCTGGGCGTCGCTCACGCTGGCGCTGCTGACGATCCCCGTCGTGATCGTGGCGACCGAAGAGGGTCTGGCCGCGGTCCCGGGCGGCCTGCGCGAGGCGTCCCTGGCGCTGGGCGCCACCAAGCTGGAGACGACGCTCCGGGTGGTGCTCCCGGCCGTCCTGCCCTCGATCCTCACCGGCCTGATCCTGGCGATGGCCCGCGCGGCCGGCGAGGTCGCGCCGCTCATGATCACCGGCGTCGTCAAGCTGGCGCCCTCGCTGCCGATCGACGGCTTCTGGCCGTTCGTCCACCTGGAGCGAAAATTCATGCACCTGGGCTTTCACATCTACGACGTGGGCTTCCAGTCGCCGAACGTGGACGCCGCCCGCCCGATGGTCTTCGCGACGACGTTGCTCTTGCTGGCGATCGTGATGCTCATGAATCTCGTCGCGATCAGTCTGCGCAACCGCCTCCGCCGCCGGTACGCGACCGCGGCCGTCTAG